In Mycteria americana isolate JAX WOST 10 ecotype Jacksonville Zoo and Gardens chromosome 3, USCA_MyAme_1.0, whole genome shotgun sequence, a single genomic region encodes these proteins:
- the PBK gene encoding lymphokine-activated killer T-cell-originated protein kinase, with protein MEVFKSQNNLAHREKPDGGPVSVTIPASPFMQKLGYGTGVKVYLMKRSPRGLSRSPWAVKKIDSKCNRSQQSLYQQRLKEEADVLKNLQHPNIVGYRAFAEANDGSMCLAMEYGGEKSLNTLVDERRAKRLGPFPAATIFKVALNMARGLKYLHNEKKLLHGDIKSSNVVIKGDFEAIKICDVGMSLPLDENMTVSDPDMYYVGTEPWKPKEALQDDGVITDKADIFAFGLTIWEMMTLSVPHVNLGDDFDDEDESFDEDDFDEEAYYAALGTRPALNMEELDPSYQCMIDLFSVCTNEDPKKRPSAACIVEALEASLAQD; from the exons ATGGAAGTCTTCAAGTCTCAAAACAACCTGGCCCACAGGGAGAAACCTG aCGGAGGGCCAGTTTCTGTCACTATCCCAGCCTCTCCCTTCATGCAGAAGCTTGGCTACGGCACTGGGGTTAAAGTCTACTTGATGAAAAG ATCTCCCAGAGGTTTGTCTCGCTCTCCTTgggctgtgaagaaaattgatTCCAAATGCAACAGGAGCCAGCAAAGCCTCTATCAGCAGAGACTGAAGGAAGAAGCCGACGTCTTGAAAAACCTCCAGCACCCGAACATCGTGG GTTACCGTGCGTTTGCCGAGGCCAACGATGGAAGCATGTGTCTGGCCATGGAGTACGGAGGAGAAAAATCTCTCAATACCTTAGTTGATGAAAGACGTGCAAAACGGTTGGGCCCTTTCCCTGCTGCCACCATTTTCAAAGTTGCCTTGAACATGGCGAGGGGGCTGAAG TATCTTCACAACGAGAAGAAGCTGCTCCACGGAGATATCAAGTCTTCAAACGTGGTCATTAAAGGCGACTTTGAAGCCATCAAGATCTGTGATGTGGGAATGTCCCTGCCCCTGGATGAGAACATGACCG TGAGCGACCCAGACATGTACTACGTCGGCACCGAGCCCTGGAAGCCCAAGGAAGCTCTGCAGGATGACGGCGTGATCACCGACAAGGCCGACATCTTCGCTTTTGGGCTGACCATCTGGGAAATGATGACCCTCTCCGTGCCACACGTCAACCTGGGCGATGACTTTGACGACGAAG ATGAGTCTTTTGATGAAGATGACTTTGACGAGGAAGCATATTACGCAGCTCTGGGAACCCGCCCGGCCCTCAACATGGAAGAACTGGATCCATCCTACCAGTGCATGATCGACCTCTTTTCTGTCTGCACCAACGAGGACCCCAAGAAGCGTCCCTCAGCCGCGTGCATCGTGGAAGCCTTGGAGGCAAGTCTGGCTCAGGACTAG